From a single Tachypleus tridentatus isolate NWPU-2018 chromosome 6, ASM421037v1, whole genome shotgun sequence genomic region:
- the LOC143254536 gene encoding carbohydrate sulfotransferase 11-like isoform X1, with protein MRQPRRNLFLLLLVCVVFVLRKSAIFIKKETSSAPHQKSWLTKFREKLISQDRQPEIYRRVKRMTDVCKKYNMKGEFSSYKEIIRGEFRYVALRISNKSLLKLRSNRDYKMATCINLKAGSSSALGFLFIVPNNRHKYPHGDVHLRSRTPYICLSFEEYKNGSFPGFFLYMFVRHPFTRLVSFYRDHILYHYKLNNTERTPNLPDVHSELTLPLKYLEGKPITFRDFIQVVLRADFYNPKTFDYHWLPIWMMCAPCHIQYNFIGKVETMSDDLIYLSSLKGLTAELAERSEVMWLHQSERANVSSSELTRQFFSSIPKYEIDQLYEKYKLDFELFNYSLNEVL; from the exons atgcgACAACCGAGACGTAATTTGTTTCTTCTGCTGTTGGTCTGTGTTGTATTTGTTCTACGGAAGTCtgcaatatttataaagaaagaaacatcttCTGCACCTCATCAG AAAAGCTGGCTGACCAAGTTTCGAGAGAAGCTGATAAGTCAAGACAGACAGCCTGAAATATATCGAAGAGTTAAACGAATGACAGATGtctgtaaaaaatacaacatGAAAGGAGAATTTTCTTCATACAAAGAAATTATTCGTGGTGAATTTCGTTACGTTGCTCTAAGAATTAGTAATAAGTCATTGCTAAAACTCCGAAGTAACCGGGACTACAAGATGGCAACGTGTATAAATCTTAAGGCTGGAAGCAGTAGTGCTTTAGGATTTTTATTTATCGTTCCAAATAATCGACATAAATATCCTCATGGTGATGTACACTTAAGAAGCAGAACTCCTTATATTTGCCtcagttttgaagaatataaaaatgGTTCATTTCCTGGCTTCTTCCTTTACATGTTTGTACGTCATCCTTTTACACGACTAGTGTCCTTCTATCGTGATCACATTCTTTACCATTACAAACTAAACAATACTGAAAGAACACCGAATCTGCCAGATGTTCACAGTGAACTGACGCTTCCTCTGAAATACTTAGAAGGAAAACCAATTACCTTTCGAGATTTTATACAGGTTGTGCTTCGTGCTGATTTTTACAATCCAAAGACATTTGACTACCATTGGTTACCAATATGGATGATGTGTGCACCTTGCCATATCCAGTACAACTTTATAGGAAAAGTAGAAACTATGTCTGACGATCTGATATACCTAAGCTCACTCAAAGGACTCACGGCTGAGTTAGCGGAACGATCTGAAGTTATGTGGTTGCATCAAAGTGAAAGGGCTAATGTCAGTTCGTCAGAACTAACACGTCAGTTTTTCTCAAGTATTCCAAAGTATGAGATTGACCAGTTGTATGAGAAATACAAGCTAGAttttgaattgtttaattactCACTGaatgaagttttataa
- the LOC143254536 gene encoding carbohydrate sulfotransferase 11-like isoform X2, whose amino-acid sequence MTDVCKKYNMKGEFSSYKEIIRGEFRYVALRISNKSLLKLRSNRDYKMATCINLKAGSSSALGFLFIVPNNRHKYPHGDVHLRSRTPYICLSFEEYKNGSFPGFFLYMFVRHPFTRLVSFYRDHILYHYKLNNTERTPNLPDVHSELTLPLKYLEGKPITFRDFIQVVLRADFYNPKTFDYHWLPIWMMCAPCHIQYNFIGKVETMSDDLIYLSSLKGLTAELAERSEVMWLHQSERANVSSSELTRQFFSSIPKYEIDQLYEKYKLDFELFNYSLNEVL is encoded by the coding sequence ATGACAGATGtctgtaaaaaatacaacatGAAAGGAGAATTTTCTTCATACAAAGAAATTATTCGTGGTGAATTTCGTTACGTTGCTCTAAGAATTAGTAATAAGTCATTGCTAAAACTCCGAAGTAACCGGGACTACAAGATGGCAACGTGTATAAATCTTAAGGCTGGAAGCAGTAGTGCTTTAGGATTTTTATTTATCGTTCCAAATAATCGACATAAATATCCTCATGGTGATGTACACTTAAGAAGCAGAACTCCTTATATTTGCCtcagttttgaagaatataaaaatgGTTCATTTCCTGGCTTCTTCCTTTACATGTTTGTACGTCATCCTTTTACACGACTAGTGTCCTTCTATCGTGATCACATTCTTTACCATTACAAACTAAACAATACTGAAAGAACACCGAATCTGCCAGATGTTCACAGTGAACTGACGCTTCCTCTGAAATACTTAGAAGGAAAACCAATTACCTTTCGAGATTTTATACAGGTTGTGCTTCGTGCTGATTTTTACAATCCAAAGACATTTGACTACCATTGGTTACCAATATGGATGATGTGTGCACCTTGCCATATCCAGTACAACTTTATAGGAAAAGTAGAAACTATGTCTGACGATCTGATATACCTAAGCTCACTCAAAGGACTCACGGCTGAGTTAGCGGAACGATCTGAAGTTATGTGGTTGCATCAAAGTGAAAGGGCTAATGTCAGTTCGTCAGAACTAACACGTCAGTTTTTCTCAAGTATTCCAAAGTATGAGATTGACCAGTTGTATGAGAAATACAAGCTAGAttttgaattgtttaattactCACTGaatgaagttttataa